In Leptotrichia trevisanii DSM 22070, one genomic interval encodes:
- a CDS encoding DUF6683 family protein — protein MEINLKKLFVTAVIGMGVFVSQPAQAFYYDMSDSFNYTNNVINSTRNYLLGSEVISHIKKGDYSSKKKSNSKKTTTKTTGSSATSTTAPKTTKANITFKSDGNTRGLDYFVNNYPSKQRGEARTYLKQMQDSFPQVARSVGIPTNDLSSGLAAAIAGAYMAYNNVSLNDDYMKPMQNQLKTVLQGVDDFDKMSDSDKKYIYDQMVIIGMTLTINQYQNQQKPNAKVTAQLRNAGKQVLEGLLGVSASKVRITASGLSF, from the coding sequence ATGGAAATAAATTTAAAAAAGCTATTTGTTACAGCAGTTATTGGAATGGGAGTATTTGTATCGCAGCCTGCACAGGCATTTTATTATGATATGTCAGACAGTTTTAACTATACAAACAATGTGATAAATAGTACAAGAAATTATTTACTTGGTAGTGAAGTAATAAGCCACATTAAAAAAGGAGATTATTCTTCAAAGAAAAAATCAAATTCTAAAAAAACAACTACAAAAACAACGGGAAGTTCAGCAACTTCAACTACAGCCCCAAAAACAACAAAAGCAAATATTACTTTTAAATCGGACGGAAATACAAGAGGACTTGATTATTTTGTTAATAACTATCCGTCAAAACAGAGAGGAGAAGCAAGAACATACCTGAAACAGATGCAGGATTCTTTCCCGCAGGTAGCACGTTCAGTAGGAATACCTACAAATGACCTGTCTTCAGGACTGGCAGCTGCAATAGCAGGAGCATATATGGCATATAACAATGTAAGTCTGAATGATGATTATATGAAACCTATGCAAAATCAGTTAAAAACAGTGCTTCAAGGTGTAGATGACTTTGATAAAATGAGTGACAGTGATAAAAAATATATATATGACCAAATGGTAATAATAGGAATGACTTTAACCATAAATCAGTACCAAAATCAGCAAAAACCAAATGCAAAAGTTACCGCTCAGTTAAGAAATGCAGGTAAACAGGTGCTTGAAGGACTTCTTGGAGTAAGTGCAAGTAAAGTAAGAATAACGGCATCAGGACTTTCTTTTTAA
- a CDS encoding DUF6683 family protein produces MKINLKKLFVTTVIGAGLFVSRPAHAFAGYDFDYNLFHIQNDTLKRTFDYYNQVTGTNDILEKSSSSKSTGSSKSKSSSSSSQTSSKPKPAKKAKITFKSDGSTRGLDYLVNNYPSKQRAEAKIYLKKMYDSFPQVARSVGIPTNDLSSGMVAILAGAYMAYNNVSLNDSYMKPMAKQFKEALESVTEFDKMSDSDKKYIYDQMVIIGMTLAVNQSQNQQNPNAKVTAQLRRAGKEVLEGVLKVNASKVKITSSGLVY; encoded by the coding sequence ATGAAAATAAATTTAAAAAAACTATTTGTTACAACAGTTATTGGAGCAGGATTATTTGTATCGCGACCTGCACACGCATTTGCAGGATATGATTTTGACTATAACCTTTTTCATATACAAAATGATACATTAAAAAGAACATTTGATTATTACAATCAAGTTACTGGTACCAACGATATTCTTGAAAAGAGTTCAAGCTCTAAGAGTACAGGAAGCAGTAAAAGTAAATCATCATCATCATCATCGCAAACATCGTCTAAACCAAAACCGGCAAAAAAAGCCAAAATAACTTTTAAATCGGATGGAAGTACAAGAGGGCTTGATTATCTTGTGAATAACTATCCGTCAAAACAGAGAGCGGAAGCAAAAATTTATCTAAAAAAAATGTATGATTCATTCCCTCAAGTAGCACGTTCTGTAGGAATACCTACAAATGACCTGTCTTCAGGAATGGTTGCTATATTGGCTGGAGCATATATGGCTTATAACAATGTCAGTTTAAATGACAGTTATATGAAACCTATGGCAAAACAGTTTAAGGAAGCTCTAGAAAGTGTAACTGAGTTTGATAAAATGAGTGACAGTGATAAAAAGTATATTTATGACCAAATGGTAATAATAGGAATGACTTTGGCTGTAAATCAGTCCCAAAATCAGCAAAATCCAAATGCAAAAGTTACCGCTCAATTAAGAAGAGCGGGAAAAGAAGTACTTGAAGGTGTTCTTAAAGTAAATGCAAGCAAAGTGAAAATAACATCATCAGGGCTTGTTTATTAA
- a CDS encoding TraX family protein, with translation MNKKVIFSRGINSFTLHILAMAFMVADHLWNIFFPNQIWLNVLGRLAFPIFAFMLTEGFYRTKNRKKYLIRIFIFAAISEIPFNLFASLALRGEIMVFYPYNNVLWTFGIALCGMNLLEKTEKSENMNKIIKFFVKAAISILTIIIAHFARSDYLGYGIAIILIFYFFRGKNYKNIIFQAVLMVFLNVFVMPGLEFPFNFFGNEIFIKTQIFAIFSLPIIWLYNGKQGIHNKFTKYMFYFFYPLHLLTIVAIYVSFMIYLISLIGKNYGN, from the coding sequence ATGAATAAAAAAGTTATATTTTCTAGAGGGATAAATTCTTTTACACTACATATTCTGGCAATGGCATTTATGGTGGCAGATCATTTATGGAATATATTTTTTCCTAATCAGATATGGTTAAATGTGCTTGGAAGACTTGCCTTTCCAATTTTTGCCTTTATGCTTACGGAAGGATTTTACAGGACTAAAAACAGAAAAAAATATTTAATACGTATTTTTATTTTTGCAGCTATTTCGGAAATTCCGTTCAATCTTTTTGCAAGTCTGGCATTAAGAGGAGAAATAATGGTATTTTATCCATATAACAATGTATTATGGACTTTCGGAATTGCCTTATGTGGAATGAATTTACTGGAAAAGACGGAAAAATCAGAAAATATGAATAAAATAATAAAATTTTTTGTAAAAGCTGCCATAAGTATTTTAACCATCATAATTGCACATTTTGCAAGAAGTGATTATTTAGGATATGGGATTGCAATTATTCTGATATTCTATTTTTTCAGGGGGAAAAATTACAAAAACATAATATTTCAAGCTGTATTAATGGTGTTTCTAAACGTATTTGTTATGCCTGGACTTGAATTTCCGTTTAACTTTTTTGGAAATGAAATATTTATAAAAACACAGATATTTGCGATATTTTCACTGCCGATAATATGGCTTTACAACGGAAAGCAGGGTATTCATAACAAATTTACAAAATATATGTTTTATTTCTTTTATCCATTGCATCTTTTAACGATAGTGGCGATTTATGTTTCTTTTATGATATATCTGATTTCTTTGATAGGTAAGAATTATGGAAATTAA
- a CDS encoding DUF6683 family protein → MKAKFMKKIFLLSILALGLGISGQAHADYGDMFKNEIMQELLNTTSSSQGKSYGKSSLTFTQDGSTDGLETLVATYPKSQQKEIRASLKQLYDSFPQVAHSVGIPTNDLSSAVAAVIAGAYMAYNNISLNDDYVKPMADQFKAHLENSGFFDGMSNREKKSMYDQMVMVGMTLAVGQSLNQSNPNSQTTAQLREAGKQILEAILKVDADRVRITAQGISY, encoded by the coding sequence ATGAAAGCAAAATTTATGAAAAAAATATTTCTTTTAAGTATTTTAGCACTGGGACTTGGAATTTCAGGACAAGCTCATGCTGATTATGGCGATATGTTTAAAAATGAAATAATGCAGGAACTTTTAAATACAACTTCATCTTCACAAGGTAAATCTTACGGAAAATCATCACTTACTTTCACACAGGACGGAAGTACCGATGGACTGGAAACATTGGTTGCAACTTATCCAAAAAGCCAGCAAAAGGAAATAAGGGCATCATTAAAACAGCTGTATGATTCTTTCCCACAGGTAGCCCATTCTGTAGGAATACCGACAAATGATTTGTCTTCAGCAGTAGCGGCTGTAATAGCAGGAGCATACATGGCATATAACAATATAAGTCTTAATGATGACTATGTGAAACCTATGGCAGATCAGTTCAAGGCTCATCTTGAAAACAGCGGATTTTTTGACGGAATGAGCAACAGGGAGAAAAAAAGTATGTACGACCAGATGGTTATGGTTGGAATGACTTTGGCTGTGGGACAGTCCTTAAATCAGAGCAATCCTAATTCACAGACTACAGCTCAATTAAGGGAGGCAGGAAAACAAATACTTGAAGCCATTTTAAAAGTGGATGCTGATAGAGTCCGTATAACAGCTCAAGGAATATCTTATTAA
- the glgP gene encoding glycogen/starch/alpha-glucan family phosphorylase — protein sequence MSYNFTDFLQKRNEKQISEMTNQEIYYKLLEYIKERADEKTPNKSKKKIYYISAEFLIGKLLSNNLINLGIYKEIREELKAAGKNLSHVEEVETEPSLGNGGLGRLASCFIDSMSTLGINGEGVGLNYHCGLFKQVFKNNEQKAEANYWIEDQSWLRDTNIGYEVKFKNFSLHSKLKRIDILGYEKDTKNYLNLFDIESVDYNLIENGISFDEENVEKNLTLFLYPDDSTKKGELLRIYQQYFMVSNAARLIIAEATEKGSNIHDLADYAFVQINDTHPSMVIPELIRIMTEEHGISFEEATEIVTKMTGYTNHTILAEALEKWPLDYLEEVVPNIVEIIKKLDKVIKAKYSDEKVQIIDGQNRVHMANMDIHFSSSVNGVAYLHTEILKNSELKEFYEIYPNKFNNKTNGITFRRWLESCNEDLADYLKELIGTGYLTDAENLKELLKYVDDKNVYEKLSQIKHENKIKLKKYLQHTQGIVIDENSIIDTQIKRFHEYKRQQMNALYVIKKYLDIKNGKLPERKITVLFGGKAAPAYIIAQDIIHLILCLSEIINNDPEVNKYLNVYLVENYNVGLAEKIIPATDISEQISLASKEASGTGNMKFMLNGALTLGTMDGANVEISELVGDDNIYIFGKNSDDIIKLYETSGYVSKDYYNQVGIKEVVDFITSDKLIKVGNKERLERLQNELINKDWFMTLIDFEDYYNTKERMFKDYENKDLWYKQVINNIAKAGFFSSDRTIAQYEDEIWKTK from the coding sequence GTGAGTTATAATTTTACAGATTTTTTACAAAAAAGAAACGAAAAACAAATAAGTGAAATGACAAATCAGGAAATTTATTACAAATTACTTGAATACATCAAAGAGAGAGCAGATGAAAAAACGCCAAACAAATCTAAAAAGAAAATATATTATATTTCTGCAGAATTCTTAATTGGAAAATTATTATCAAATAATTTGATCAACTTAGGAATTTATAAAGAAATAAGGGAAGAATTGAAGGCAGCAGGGAAAAACTTGAGCCACGTTGAAGAAGTGGAAACAGAACCTTCATTAGGAAACGGTGGACTTGGAAGACTTGCTTCGTGCTTTATTGATTCAATGTCAACTTTAGGAATCAATGGAGAAGGAGTCGGACTTAACTATCACTGCGGACTGTTTAAGCAGGTTTTCAAGAACAATGAGCAAAAAGCTGAGGCAAACTATTGGATAGAAGATCAAAGCTGGCTAAGAGATACAAATATTGGATACGAAGTTAAATTTAAAAATTTCAGCTTACATTCAAAATTAAAAAGAATTGATATTTTAGGGTATGAAAAAGATACAAAAAATTACTTAAATTTATTCGATATTGAAAGTGTTGACTACAATTTAATAGAAAATGGAATATCATTTGATGAAGAAAATGTTGAAAAAAATCTAACATTATTCCTATATCCTGACGACAGTACAAAAAAAGGGGAATTGTTACGTATCTACCAACAATATTTCATGGTATCAAATGCGGCAAGATTGATTATTGCTGAAGCAACTGAAAAAGGAAGCAACATTCACGATTTAGCAGATTATGCCTTCGTTCAAATCAACGATACACACCCAAGTATGGTAATTCCTGAATTAATCCGTATTATGACAGAAGAACACGGTATTTCTTTTGAAGAAGCAACAGAAATTGTAACAAAAATGACAGGATACACAAATCATACAATTTTGGCAGAAGCGTTGGAAAAATGGCCTTTAGACTACTTAGAAGAAGTTGTGCCAAATATTGTTGAAATTATAAAAAAACTGGATAAAGTTATAAAAGCTAAATATTCAGATGAAAAAGTTCAAATTATCGACGGACAAAACAGAGTTCATATGGCAAATATGGATATTCACTTTTCTTCAAGTGTAAATGGAGTTGCTTATCTGCATACTGAAATCTTGAAAAATAGTGAACTTAAAGAATTTTATGAAATTTATCCGAATAAATTTAACAACAAAACAAATGGTATTACATTCAGAAGATGGCTTGAAAGCTGTAACGAAGACTTGGCAGATTACTTGAAAGAATTAATTGGTACAGGTTACTTGACAGATGCCGAAAATTTAAAAGAACTTTTGAAATATGTTGATGATAAAAATGTTTATGAAAAATTATCACAAATTAAACACGAAAACAAAATTAAATTGAAAAAATATTTACAACATACACAAGGAATCGTTATTGATGAAAACAGTATCATTGATACTCAAATTAAGAGATTCCACGAATATAAACGTCAACAAATGAATGCCTTGTATGTAATCAAAAAATACTTAGATATTAAAAATGGAAAATTACCAGAAAGAAAGATAACAGTATTATTCGGTGGAAAAGCTGCTCCAGCCTACATCATTGCTCAAGACATAATCCACTTAATACTTTGTCTATCAGAAATAATAAACAATGATCCAGAAGTAAATAAATACTTAAATGTTTACCTAGTTGAAAACTACAATGTAGGATTAGCTGAAAAAATTATTCCAGCAACAGATATTTCTGAGCAAATCTCGCTTGCCTCAAAAGAAGCCAGCGGAACTGGAAATATGAAATTCATGCTAAACGGAGCATTAACTCTTGGAACAATGGATGGAGCAAATGTGGAAATTAGTGAGCTTGTAGGCGATGACAATATCTACATTTTTGGAAAAAACAGTGATGATATAATTAAATTATACGAAACATCAGGTTACGTTTCAAAAGATTATTACAATCAAGTTGGAATAAAAGAAGTCGTTGACTTCATAACTTCAGACAAATTAATCAAAGTAGGAAACAAGGAAAGATTGGAAAGACTTCAAAATGAACTAATAAACAAAGATTGGTTCATGACATTAATTGACTTTGAAGACTACTACAACACAAAAGAAAGAATGTTTAAAGACTATGAAAACAAAGACTTGTGGTACAAACAAGTAATAAATAACATAGCAAAAGCAGGATTCTTCTCATCAGACAGAACAATCGCACAATACGAAGATGAAATCTGGAAAACTAAATAA